One Luteolibacter flavescens genomic region harbors:
- a CDS encoding glycosyl hydrolase produces the protein MKPIALLLLISSLALADDTAWPAVTNEAKPWTRWWWLGSGVDAENLTRELEAFSKAGLGGVEICPIYGAKGYEDRDLTFLSEKWTAAYAHAARESARLGMGIDLTTGTGWPFGGPWVEEKDASASLKPIVQTAGAGQVFRLVADGKIEALTARSEDGQDADLMDLVKGNRLTWTPAEGTWRVHGLASKHGIQKVKRAAPGGAGWVLDPFSPEAIANYLKPFGTALDRPDVPEPRAHFHDSFEYYGAGWTDELFARFEELRGYDLRTQLPAFNGEGDAGTVTRVRADYRETMSDLHREYLAKWHDWVGQRGSLTRNQAHGSPGNLLDHYAVADIPETEIFRHVDEVQIPMLQFASSAAHATGKKLVSAETFTWLGEHFQVTPAKLKEAADFVWLGGVNHIVYHGISYSPADAPWPGWLFYASTHMGPNGGLWKDLPAFNSYIARVQSHLQAGRPDADVLLYFPIHDIWHDGSEGLPLFTMHNQEKWLHPTAFYRAAMDLWKAGVPCDYVSERLLADAKVNGGLIELGGSSHKLLVIPETRHLSPDVARRLIDLAEAGATVVFMGALPADVPGLSALEDRKKELAAIFAAVKGDGGTPVSRGRIIVRGNPEQVLAASGSAAEPLAKHGLRFVRRRREDGWCYFIVNTTGKDFREQVTFATPMKSAVMLDPMTGRSGVTEITDGIHLSLAPGESRIIRTFSNRSADGPRWTALEPSGESLPLAGTWKVSFLEGGPALPASFETSTLGSWTEQAGDAFRSFSGTALYRLEFTLDESFPAVLDLGEIAHTARVRINGKDAGTCWTPPHRIDASDLLEKGTNVLEIEVSNLAANRITDLDRRKIPWKSFHEINFVNIDYKDFDASSLPPLPSGLLGPVRLLPLRKP, from the coding sequence ATGAAACCCATCGCCCTGCTCCTGCTGATTTCCTCCCTCGCGCTTGCCGATGACACGGCTTGGCCCGCCGTCACGAACGAGGCGAAGCCGTGGACGCGCTGGTGGTGGCTCGGCAGCGGCGTCGATGCAGAGAACCTGACGCGCGAGCTGGAAGCCTTCTCCAAGGCCGGCCTCGGCGGCGTGGAGATCTGCCCGATCTACGGGGCGAAGGGCTACGAGGATCGCGACCTGACCTTCCTCTCCGAAAAATGGACCGCCGCCTACGCCCATGCCGCGAGGGAGAGCGCCCGGCTCGGGATGGGCATCGACCTCACCACCGGCACCGGCTGGCCCTTCGGCGGGCCATGGGTGGAGGAAAAGGACGCCTCCGCATCGCTCAAACCCATCGTCCAAACCGCCGGGGCAGGGCAGGTCTTCCGGCTGGTGGCGGACGGGAAGATCGAGGCGCTGACTGCACGATCCGAGGACGGGCAAGACGCCGACCTGATGGACCTCGTGAAAGGGAATCGCCTCACCTGGACCCCTGCCGAGGGCACCTGGAGGGTCCACGGCCTCGCTTCGAAACACGGCATCCAGAAGGTGAAGCGGGCCGCGCCCGGCGGTGCAGGCTGGGTGCTCGACCCCTTCTCACCGGAGGCAATCGCGAACTACCTGAAGCCCTTCGGCACCGCGCTCGACCGGCCCGATGTCCCCGAGCCGCGCGCCCATTTCCACGATTCCTTCGAATACTACGGTGCAGGGTGGACCGACGAACTTTTCGCGCGGTTCGAGGAGCTTCGCGGCTACGACCTGCGCACGCAGCTCCCCGCCTTCAACGGCGAGGGCGATGCCGGGACCGTTACACGCGTCCGTGCCGACTACCGGGAGACGATGAGCGACCTGCATCGCGAGTATCTTGCCAAGTGGCACGACTGGGTCGGGCAGCGCGGCAGCCTGACGAGGAACCAAGCCCACGGCTCGCCGGGCAACCTGCTCGACCACTACGCCGTCGCGGACATCCCGGAAACGGAGATCTTCCGCCACGTCGATGAAGTGCAGATCCCGATGCTCCAGTTCGCATCATCCGCGGCTCACGCCACCGGGAAGAAGCTCGTTTCGGCGGAGACTTTCACTTGGCTCGGCGAGCACTTCCAAGTGACCCCCGCGAAGCTGAAGGAAGCGGCGGATTTCGTCTGGCTCGGCGGCGTGAACCACATCGTCTATCACGGCATCTCCTACTCTCCCGCGGATGCGCCGTGGCCCGGCTGGCTTTTCTACGCCTCCACCCACATGGGGCCGAATGGCGGGCTGTGGAAGGACCTGCCTGCTTTCAATTCCTACATCGCACGCGTGCAGTCCCATCTCCAGGCAGGTCGGCCGGACGCCGACGTGCTGCTGTATTTCCCCATCCACGACATCTGGCACGATGGCAGCGAAGGCCTGCCACTTTTCACGATGCACAATCAGGAGAAGTGGCTGCATCCAACCGCATTCTACCGCGCCGCGATGGATCTGTGGAAGGCGGGCGTCCCGTGCGACTACGTGTCGGAGCGACTGCTGGCCGATGCAAAGGTCAATGGTGGCCTCATCGAACTCGGCGGTTCTTCCCACAAGCTGCTGGTCATTCCCGAGACCCGCCATCTCTCACCCGATGTCGCGCGTCGCCTGATCGACCTCGCGGAAGCGGGAGCCACCGTCGTCTTCATGGGCGCGCTTCCTGCCGACGTTCCGGGGCTGTCGGCTCTTGAGGACCGGAAGAAGGAGCTCGCCGCGATCTTCGCTGCGGTGAAGGGCGACGGGGGCACTCCGGTTTCGCGGGGACGCATCATCGTCCGCGGAAATCCGGAGCAGGTCCTCGCCGCATCCGGAAGCGCTGCCGAGCCGCTGGCAAAGCATGGGCTTCGCTTCGTGCGTCGCCGGAGAGAGGACGGCTGGTGCTACTTCATCGTGAACACGACCGGGAAGGACTTCCGCGAGCAGGTGACCTTTGCCACGCCGATGAAGTCCGCCGTGATGCTCGACCCGATGACCGGCAGGAGCGGCGTGACCGAGATCACGGACGGCATCCACCTCAGCCTCGCGCCGGGCGAATCGCGCATCATCCGCACCTTCTCTAACAGATCGGCCGATGGCCCGCGATGGACAGCGCTGGAGCCGAGCGGCGAATCGCTCCCGCTGGCCGGCACGTGGAAGGTCAGCTTCCTCGAGGGAGGCCCGGCACTGCCCGCCTCCTTCGAGACTTCTACCTTGGGCTCTTGGACGGAGCAGGCCGGAGACGCCTTCCGCAGCTTCTCCGGCACCGCGCTCTATCGTTTGGAGTTCACGCTGGATGAGAGCTTTCCGGCCGTGCTCGATCTGGGCGAGATCGCGCATACTGCAAGGGTGCGGATCAATGGAAAGGATGCGGGCACTTGCTGGACACCACCGCATCGGATCGACGCCAGCGATCTGTTAGAGAAGGGCACGAACGTCCTCGAAATCGAAGTCTCGAACCTCGCCGCAAACCGCATCACCGACCTCGACCGGCGCAAGATCCCGTGGAAATCCTTCCACGAAATCAACTTTGTGAACATCGACTACAAGGATTTCGACGCGTCTTCATTGCCTCCCCTGCCATCCGGCTTGCTTGGCCCGGTGCGACTTCTTCCGTTGAGAAAACCTTGA
- a CDS encoding biliverdin-producing heme oxygenase, with translation MTLLQALRAATHSSHQQLDRQISGEEITSDREAYARYLERFHDGLATCWSQLDWALLADLGLPDLDARKARYHSLTADLNTLGHPVPALDGTPAPQGDAARTIGCLYVLEGSIHGGAILLAELEKNTGTVPADACRFMTGFGEQNRTRWKDFTAWLDSLEADDDFRKDAAESAVKAFENFITSFGVTSATPATP, from the coding sequence ATGACACTCCTCCAGGCATTGCGGGCCGCGACTCACTCGTCCCACCAGCAGCTCGACCGACAGATCTCCGGCGAAGAGATCACCTCGGACCGGGAAGCCTACGCCCGTTATCTGGAGCGCTTCCACGACGGTCTTGCGACGTGCTGGTCGCAGCTTGACTGGGCACTGCTCGCGGATCTCGGCCTGCCGGATCTGGACGCCCGCAAGGCGCGCTATCACTCGCTCACCGCGGACCTGAACACGCTGGGGCATCCCGTTCCTGCGCTTGATGGCACGCCTGCGCCGCAAGGTGACGCGGCACGCACCATCGGCTGCCTCTACGTGCTGGAAGGCAGCATCCACGGCGGTGCCATCCTGCTCGCCGAGTTGGAAAAGAACACAGGCACCGTGCCTGCCGATGCCTGCCGGTTCATGACCGGCTTCGGCGAGCAGAACCGCACCCGCTGGAAGGACTTCACCGCATGGCTCGATTCACTCGAAGCCGATGACGACTTCCGGAAAGACGCGGCGGAATCCGCGGTAAAGGCCTTCGAAAATTTCATCACCTCCTTCGGCGTCACTTCCGCCACTCCTGCCACGCCTTGA
- a CDS encoding ATP-binding protein: protein MSDSIPSSLPTPDTDDCAREPIHIPGSVQPHGVLFVLATERLEILQVSASAADLIGRDPAALAGTAFLEIVPPDARGPVERLVREAATTYVNPFRVPVAVGDEVRFFDGIVHILESGETVVELENDPAFPHQGHESTEGLDNYLQIVHRSLAQLSGVCNARDIAAVMAREVKTFTGFDRVMIYRFAADYHGVVIAEAVEPEMEPYMDLHYPASDIPPQARALYLKNPVRLLQDVHATPVPLVPALHPATGAPLDMSRAVLRSMSPIHVQYLKNMGVASSLSISLVVDGKLWGLIACHHRTPRFVSYAIRATACLYAIVMSAQLKAKQASLENLRMSSARRMALDLITGLKDYADPVGSLGETLPALRDLFKADGAAVLSLQGIRSEGSAPEDLELLSLRQQLEKHRDQGIVITHEASTLFPSLAEGLPRAAGLVAIHLGEHAWLVVFRDEAVKRVKWAGDPTNAKFRDESGVLSPRSSFAAWQETVRGQAMPWPDSTTVLTTEVRAGILELVRKRNILLERSNQDLRRFAGIIAHEVKNQLQSGMMALSLLEYKSESTAPEVAQLAGLASRSLGNLAKFTNDMLEFSETEMNSTIEDIDFAEMAREIVDQLHMSGRTEGAVIQIMSLPRIRGPKSQMHHLLSNLLRNALTHARSESKNLHIEIGARADETHGTVIYVRDDGRGIPSEKRDKIFEYFFSDRGGETKGTGIGLAFCAQVVQRLGHRMWVESEVQEGSTFYFSVSPADESPQQG, encoded by the coding sequence ATGAGCGACTCCATTCCATCATCCCTTCCGACACCGGACACCGACGATTGCGCCCGCGAGCCCATCCACATCCCGGGCTCGGTGCAGCCGCATGGCGTGCTCTTCGTGCTGGCCACGGAGCGACTGGAGATCCTCCAGGTCAGCGCGAGTGCAGCGGACCTCATCGGACGCGATCCCGCGGCGCTGGCAGGCACGGCATTCCTCGAAATCGTCCCGCCGGATGCACGCGGCCCGGTGGAGCGACTGGTGCGCGAGGCCGCCACGACCTACGTGAATCCCTTCCGCGTGCCCGTGGCCGTGGGAGACGAGGTCAGGTTCTTCGATGGCATCGTCCACATTCTGGAATCAGGCGAGACAGTGGTGGAGCTGGAAAACGATCCCGCATTTCCCCACCAGGGCCACGAGTCCACCGAGGGTCTGGACAACTACCTCCAGATCGTCCACCGCTCGCTTGCCCAGCTCTCCGGCGTCTGCAATGCCCGTGATATCGCTGCCGTGATGGCGCGCGAGGTGAAGACCTTCACGGGCTTCGACCGGGTGATGATCTACCGCTTCGCCGCGGACTACCATGGCGTGGTGATCGCCGAAGCCGTGGAACCGGAGATGGAGCCCTACATGGATCTCCACTACCCGGCCAGCGACATCCCGCCGCAGGCCCGCGCGCTGTATCTGAAGAATCCGGTGCGCCTGCTGCAGGACGTCCACGCCACCCCGGTGCCGCTCGTTCCCGCGCTGCATCCCGCAACGGGTGCCCCGCTCGACATGAGCCGCGCCGTGCTCCGCAGCATGTCCCCCATCCACGTCCAGTATCTGAAGAACATGGGCGTGGCTTCCTCGCTCTCGATCTCGCTGGTCGTCGATGGCAAGCTGTGGGGCCTCATCGCGTGCCATCACCGCACGCCGCGCTTTGTCTCCTATGCCATCCGTGCGACGGCCTGCCTCTACGCCATCGTCATGTCGGCGCAGCTCAAGGCAAAGCAGGCCAGCCTGGAAAACCTCCGCATGTCCTCCGCCCGACGCATGGCGCTGGACCTCATCACCGGCCTGAAGGACTACGCCGATCCGGTGGGCAGCCTCGGTGAAACGCTTCCGGCACTGCGAGATCTCTTCAAGGCGGACGGTGCCGCCGTCCTGTCGCTCCAGGGCATCCGCTCGGAAGGCTCCGCGCCGGAAGACCTGGAATTGCTATCCTTGCGCCAGCAGCTCGAGAAGCACCGCGACCAGGGCATCGTGATCACCCACGAGGCATCCACCCTCTTCCCCAGCCTGGCGGAGGGCCTTCCCCGCGCCGCCGGACTCGTGGCCATCCACCTCGGCGAACACGCGTGGCTGGTGGTCTTCCGCGACGAGGCGGTGAAGCGCGTGAAGTGGGCCGGCGATCCCACGAACGCGAAGTTCCGCGATGAAAGCGGCGTGCTCTCCCCGCGCAGCAGCTTCGCCGCGTGGCAGGAGACCGTCCGCGGACAAGCGATGCCGTGGCCCGACTCTACCACCGTGCTCACCACCGAAGTGCGTGCCGGCATCCTGGAGCTGGTCCGCAAGCGAAACATCCTGCTGGAACGCTCGAACCAGGACCTGCGCCGCTTCGCCGGAATCATCGCCCACGAGGTGAAGAACCAACTCCAGTCCGGCATGATGGCGCTCTCGCTGCTGGAGTACAAGAGCGAATCCACTGCCCCCGAGGTCGCGCAGCTCGCCGGTCTCGCGAGCAGGTCGCTGGGGAATCTCGCGAAATTCACCAACGACATGCTGGAATTCTCCGAGACGGAGATGAACTCCACCATCGAGGACATCGACTTCGCGGAAATGGCGCGCGAGATCGTGGACCAGCTCCACATGAGCGGCCGCACCGAGGGAGCGGTGATCCAGATCATGTCGCTGCCACGCATCCGCGGGCCGAAGTCGCAGATGCATCACCTGCTGAGCAACCTGCTGCGGAACGCGCTGACGCATGCTCGCTCGGAATCGAAGAACCTCCACATTGAGATCGGTGCGCGGGCGGACGAGACCCATGGCACCGTGATCTACGTCCGTGACGATGGCCGCGGCATCCCCTCGGAGAAGCGGGACAAGATCTTCGAATACTTCTTCAGCGACCGCGGCGGGGAAACGAAGGGCACCGGCATCGGCCTCGCCTTCTGCGCGCAGGTCGTCCAGCGGCTCGGCCACCGCATGTGGGTGGAGTCGGAGGTTCAGGAGGGCTCCACCTTCTACTTCTCGGTCAGCCCGGCGGACGAGTCACCCCAGCAAGGCTGA
- a CDS encoding 1-acyl-sn-glycerol-3-phosphate acyltransferase: MRRLRNDLPYTFRPPRPRAWFRPIGLMANRYYLQKKFAVTKLDDSGFDRVRELSRAGHAVLLAPNHADHSDPHVMTELVARHGMKSHFMAAREVFEISKLGSFALESMGVFSVDRDGPDLSAIKTAITLLESSSDPLVIYPEGEIYHHHERLDPLHEGVASILLKAAARLKDGKEAYLVPVGIRFLHDPLVEETFRDRLSRLEDRIGWTPRPALPIDERIVRLGTGLLGLKEMEHTGEAGRGQIQDRLATLCDALLTIAEARHGRDPKSATAPERVRAQRYRIRKRLLDAEKPPTFVERDELLDDLDRVFTALQAHSYIGDYFLAEQTLDRRAETIMKLEEDLLGFPNYPSPRTARVTAGEPIPVSSMLAAGELPAKGGAGQLTGLLEERLSALLG; the protein is encoded by the coding sequence ATGCGTCGGCTCCGCAATGACTTGCCCTACACCTTCCGCCCCCCGAGGCCGCGGGCGTGGTTCCGGCCCATCGGGCTGATGGCGAACCGCTACTACCTCCAGAAGAAATTCGCGGTCACGAAGCTCGATGACTCCGGCTTCGACCGGGTGCGAGAGCTTTCCCGCGCGGGGCATGCGGTATTGCTCGCGCCGAACCACGCCGACCACTCGGACCCGCACGTGATGACCGAGCTGGTCGCGCGGCACGGGATGAAGTCGCATTTCATGGCAGCCCGCGAGGTCTTCGAGATCAGCAAGCTCGGCTCCTTCGCGCTGGAGAGCATGGGCGTCTTTTCCGTGGATCGGGATGGCCCGGATCTCTCGGCGATCAAGACGGCGATCACCCTTCTGGAAAGCAGCAGCGATCCGCTGGTGATCTATCCCGAGGGCGAGATCTATCACCACCACGAGCGTCTGGACCCCTTGCACGAGGGCGTCGCGTCCATCCTGCTGAAGGCCGCCGCCCGGCTGAAGGATGGCAAGGAGGCCTACCTCGTCCCGGTGGGCATCCGCTTCCTGCATGATCCTCTGGTTGAGGAGACCTTCCGCGACCGGCTGTCCCGGCTGGAGGACCGCATCGGCTGGACACCGCGGCCGGCACTGCCCATCGACGAGCGGATCGTGAGGCTCGGCACCGGCCTGCTGGGGCTGAAGGAAATGGAGCATACGGGTGAAGCCGGGCGCGGGCAGATCCAGGATCGCCTCGCCACGCTGTGCGATGCGCTGCTGACCATCGCGGAAGCACGCCATGGCCGCGACCCGAAGAGCGCCACCGCCCCGGAGCGCGTGCGTGCCCAGCGCTATCGCATCCGGAAGCGCCTGCTCGATGCCGAGAAGCCGCCGACCTTCGTGGAGCGTGATGAATTGCTCGACGATCTCGACCGCGTCTTCACCGCGCTGCAGGCCCACAGCTACATCGGCGATTACTTTCTCGCTGAGCAGACGCTCGACCGCCGGGCGGAGACGATCATGAAGCTGGAAGAGGACCTGCTCGGCTTTCCGAACTACCCCTCGCCACGCACCGCACGCGTCACTGCGGGCGAGCCCATCCCCGTGAGCAGCATGCTCGCGGCGGGAGAGCTTCCCGCCAAGGGCGGCGCGGGGCAATTGACCGGCCTGCTGGAAGAGCGGCTGTCAGCCTTGCTGGGGTGA
- a CDS encoding sigma-70 family RNA polymerase sigma factor: MSGPLPPSPTPDPPEAGSFESLLVAHQQRIYFFIRSMVFNPEDARDVLQDVNAIILRKKERFTPGTDFKSWSFAIARFECLSYLRRYQGQKAVPSEELLDHLAGAAEARADDLGPWLGALSECRKLLPGESVSLLDLRYHTRMPLDEIAGKWNTTEGALKQKLFRIRNQLKNCILGRLAGRLADD; the protein is encoded by the coding sequence ATGAGCGGCCCCCTCCCCCCTTCCCCCACGCCGGATCCTCCGGAAGCGGGGAGCTTCGAGTCGCTGCTCGTCGCCCACCAGCAGCGGATCTACTTCTTCATCCGCTCGATGGTCTTCAATCCGGAGGACGCCCGCGACGTGCTGCAGGACGTGAATGCGATCATCCTGCGGAAGAAGGAGCGCTTCACTCCGGGCACCGATTTCAAGTCGTGGTCCTTTGCCATCGCCCGCTTCGAGTGCCTCTCCTACCTGCGCCGCTACCAGGGGCAAAAGGCCGTGCCGTCCGAAGAACTCCTCGACCATCTCGCCGGTGCTGCGGAGGCCCGCGCCGACGACCTCGGGCCATGGCTCGGTGCCCTCTCCGAGTGCCGCAAGCTGCTGCCCGGCGAGAGCGTCTCGCTGCTCGACCTGCGCTACCACACCCGCATGCCACTCGATGAAATCGCCGGGAAATGGAACACCACGGAGGGTGCGCTGAAACAAAAGCTCTTCCGCATCCGGAACCAACTGAAGAACTGCATCCTCGGCAGGCTCGCGGGCCGACTGGCGGACGATTGA